The DNA region CGACGAGCGGTTCGGGATCGGGATGTTCGAGGACGACGACTATGCCCGCCGGGTCTCCGACGCGGGTCTTCGCCTGGTCTGCGTCCGCGACGCGTTCGTCCACCACGAAGGCGGCGCCTCCTTCAAGCGCCTGCCCGGCGCCGAGTACCGGCGTCTGTTCGAACGCAACCGTTTCCTCTACGAGCAGAAATGGGGCTCGTGGACGCCTCACCTCGACGATTCGACGCGGGATTCGGTGCCCCACTTCGTCGTCAAGCTCCGTCAGATCCTTCGGGAGGCGGGCGAGAGGGGGCGCGAGGCGCCGTTCGTCTTCCTCCCGGACCGCCCGTGGACGGCGACCGTCCCGGGCCGCGCCCGCGCGCTCGCGCTCGCCCTGGGGCGGGCCGGTCGGCTCGTCTTCTACGATTGCACGGGCAGCGTTCCGGATCGCTTCGCGGGCTTCGTGGAAGCCGCGCCGCGCGTGTGGCTCTACAACGGACCGCGCGGCGTGCTCGACCAGATCGAATCTCCGGTCCTCTGGGCGACGCCGCGGAACGCCTCCCAGGTCGACCGATGGGCGAGCCGGACCCTGGCCTATGACCTCGCGGAAGACCTCTCGATGATGGGAATCGAGGCCGGCGCCCTCGCGGCGGCCGATGCGAGGATGCGGCGCGACTCCGACGTGATCTTCTGCGCCGACCGCGCCGTCGCCCGCGGGCTCGGCGGGCCGCCTCGCGTGCGCCACCTCCCCGGCGGCGGAGCCGTTCCCGCCGCCGACGGCCTGCGGGGCGTTCGCCGATCGCGTTCCCGCGCGTGCGCCGTGACGGTCCTCGCCGACGCCGCCCGGTTCGACGCCCCCCTCTTCCGCGTCTGCGCACGGGAAAAGCCCGACTGGGACTTCGTCCTCGTCGTGGACGCCGACACGGAATCCGCGATCGCCGCGTCGATCGAAGGTCTACCCAATGTGCGGGTCGCCTCTGCTCCGGGCAGCCTCGCGGCGGCGTGGCGGCGTGCCGACGCCCTGTTCCTGCCGCTCCGGCCCGACCCTCCCGGATTCTTTCCGGCAGCGCTCTTCGACGCCTTCGCGGCGGGCGTGGCGGCGGTGTCCACGCCCGTTCCGGAGTGCGCGGCGATCCCGGAGGTGTTCGTCGCCCGCGAACCCACCGCCCTCCAGGCGGGCCTGGAAACCGCTCGAGAGCGCCGGCGGTCTCCGGAATTCGCCTCCCGCCTGAGGGCGGTCGCCGGAGAGAACACCTGGGACGTCCGCGGGGCGGCGGTCCTCGACGCGATCCGGGAGTCTGCGGCCCGCGTCGACGTCGGGCCTCCGGGCGAGAGCGGGCGGGCCGGATGAGCGCGAACGGCGAGGGAGCGGGCGCAAAGAAGCGCGTCCTGTTTTCGGGCTATTTCGGCGCCGGCAACCTGGGGGACGAGGCGATTCTGTCGGCCACGCTCGCCCGCTTCCATGCCCAATTCGGAGACACGCTCGACCCGATCGTGGAGAGCCGCGATCCCGTCGCGACGCGGCGCTCCCAGGGAGCCATCACGACGGTCCGGCCGGAGCTCCTCCTCCTCTCGGAGGCGATTCGATCGAGCGACCTGGTCGTGTGGGGGGGAGGAGGCCTCCTTCAGGACATCTGGCACTTTCCGGTCGAGGATCTTTTTCGGAACCCGCGCGCCGGCATCCCGTGGTACGTCCGCGTGCCCCTCCTCTCGGCCTTCTGGGGAGTCCCCTGCATTCTGTACGCCCAGGGAATCGGCCCGGTCGAGCACGCCGAAAGCCGGCGCCTGATCGCGGTGGTCGCCAATTCGCTGCCCGCGATCACGGTGCGCGACGAGCCTTCGGCGGCGCTCCTCCGAGAATGCGGCGTCACCGCGCCGATCACCGTCACCGCCGATCCGGCGTTCGCTCTCCGTATCGAAGCGGGGCAGATCCCGGCGCAGATGCGCGCCCACGGTCTCGATTCGCTCCCCCGGCCCCTCGCCGCGCTCGTTCCCCGACTCCCGCCCGGCGAAGAAACGGACTGGATCGAGCCCTATGTCCGCGGCGTCGACCGGTGGCTCGAGGCGTCGGGAGGGAGCGTCGCATTCCTGCCCTTCGACCAGGGGCGCGCCCGCGACGTCGGCATCTGCGACGGGCTCCGCCGGCGGATGGCCCGGCCCGATCGGGCGGTCGTGGTCGAGCGGATCGAGAAGCCCGCCGGCGCGCTCGCGCTCCTCGGCGGATGCGACCTGGTCCTCGCCACCCGGCTCCATGGCGTGATCCTCGCCGCCGTCGCCGGAACGCCCGTCGCCGCCCTCGACTACGACCCGAAGGTGGCGGCCGCGGCCGCGGACCTCGACGTCCCGGTCCTCCCTCTCCATTCGATCCGCGAGCAATCGATCTTCGAGGCGATGTCGGCCCTCGCCGCGGAGCCGGAGCGGCGCCGGGAGGCGCTCGCCGGGCGGATCGAGTATCTCCGCTCCCGCGAAGAATGGAACGTTCGCCGCGCGGCGGCGCTTCTCGCCCGCCCCGCCTCGTCAAGGTCGCCGGACGATTCCTCGCGCGAGCTCCAGGAGGCGAAGGACTTCCTTTCGATCGCTTCGCGCCAGCTGGCGGTTGCCTCCCGGGAGCTCTCCGAATCGCGCGCCCGCGAGGCGGACGTCGCGGTCGAGCTCGCGCGTGTCTCGGAGGAATTCGAACGGTGGAAGAGCTCGCGGACCGGCCGGATCCAGCAGGCGACGTGGGACCTCTCCGCGCGCCTCCTGCCGGAGGGAAGCCGACGCCGCCAGATCTATCGGCGTCTCCGGGGCCTTCCCGAGCCCCTTCCTCCTTCCGAGATCCCGGCCCGCGACTCTTCCCCGTCCGAGCCTCCGGGCCCGCGCGATTTTCCGGGAGAGCTCGCCGCGTTCGAAGAGCGGCTCCTCCACGCGCCGAAGGTCCCCGTCGTGGCGATCTTCTCCGCGACGCGACTCCGCGAGGACGAAGGTCAGCGCCCCACCCAGTTCGCGTTGGAGCTCGCCCGGCGCGGAACGGCGGTGGTCTTCGTTTTCTGGAGATGGTCTGCCGACGAACCGTCGCCGCAGGATCGACTGGAGTCCCGCATCTTCCAGGTGCCGATCGACGTCGTGGCGTCCGATCCCGACATTCTCTTCCGGCGCTTCCGCGGGTTCCCGCGGCGCGTCGTCTTCGAATTCCCCCACCCCTCCTTCCTCGAGCCGCTCGCGGCGGCCAACGCCGAGGGATGGACGACGGTGTACGACGTGCTCGATGACTGGGAAGACTTCCATCGCGTGGGGCAGGCCGCCTGGTATCGAGAAGGCTTCGAGAGGCACCTGGCGGGAACGAGCGGCGTCGTCACCGCCGTCCATCCGCTCCTCGTCGAACGCGCCGCGGCTCTCGGAGCGCGCGCCCCGATTCTCGTTCCGAACGGCGTTCGGACGGAGATCGCGGCGGTCGGCACGCGGCGGCGTCTGCGCCGGGGGCGCGTGACGGTCGGCTATTTCGGATATCTCGCCGGAGCCTGGTTCGACTGGGAGATCGTGGCGGCCGCGGCCCGGGCGCGACCGCGGTGGGTATTCCACCTCATCGGATACGGCGGCTCCGCCGAAGGGGTCGAGCTGCCCGAAAACGTGGTGCTCCACGGGCGCGTGGCCCAGAGCGAACTCGCGTCGTACGCGGCGTGCTGGGACGTCGGGATCGTCCCGTTCAAGGAGAGCCGTCTCGCCGCGGGCGCCGATCCGATCAAGACCTACGAATATCTCGCGATGGGCCTTCCGGTCGTCGTCACCGGGGTCTTCCCGCCCCGCGGCGCCGAGGCGCACGTCACCCGCGCCGGGTCCGCCGACGAATTCGTCGCCGCCATCGAAAAGGGCGGACGGACCCGCCGACGACGTGCCGACCGTCGCGACTTCGCGAAGGGCTGCACCTGGGCCCGCCGCCTCGACGCCCTGCTCGACGCGGCCGGCGGCTTCGAAAGAGAGGATCCCGAAAGACGGGCGCTCTTCGGGGCGCCGGAATGAAGGTCCTCTTCGTCTACAAGTACCTCACCCTCGGCGGGTGCGAAACGGTGATTCGCGCCCGGCTCGAGGGGCTGGAACGGGAGGGAATCGAGGCCCACGCCTGGTTCTTCGAAGACCTGGGCGGGATCGACATCTTCGCCGGGCTCGAGTCGCGCGTCCGCGTGGGGGGACTCCGCGACTGCGAGTCGGCGATCCTCGACGAAGGCTTCGACCTCGTCTCGACGATCGACACCGAGGAGGTCTTCCCCCTTTTCGAAGCCAACCCGCGGCTTCCCGCTCTCGTGGTGGA from Thermoanaerobaculia bacterium includes:
- a CDS encoding polysaccharide pyruvyl transferase family protein, which produces MSANGEGAGAKKRVLFSGYFGAGNLGDEAILSATLARFHAQFGDTLDPIVESRDPVATRRSQGAITTVRPELLLLSEAIRSSDLVVWGGGGLLQDIWHFPVEDLFRNPRAGIPWYVRVPLLSAFWGVPCILYAQGIGPVEHAESRRLIAVVANSLPAITVRDEPSAALLRECGVTAPITVTADPAFALRIEAGQIPAQMRAHGLDSLPRPLAALVPRLPPGEETDWIEPYVRGVDRWLEASGGSVAFLPFDQGRARDVGICDGLRRRMARPDRAVVVERIEKPAGALALLGGCDLVLATRLHGVILAAVAGTPVAALDYDPKVAAAAADLDVPVLPLHSIREQSIFEAMSALAAEPERRREALAGRIEYLRSREEWNVRRAAALLARPASSRSPDDSSRELQEAKDFLSIASRQLAVASRELSESRAREADVAVELARVSEEFERWKSSRTGRIQQATWDLSARLLPEGSRRRQIYRRLRGLPEPLPPSEIPARDSSPSEPPGPRDFPGELAAFEERLLHAPKVPVVAIFSATRLREDEGQRPTQFALELARRGTAVVFVFWRWSADEPSPQDRLESRIFQVPIDVVASDPDILFRRFRGFPRRVVFEFPHPSFLEPLAAANAEGWTTVYDVLDDWEDFHRVGQAAWYREGFERHLAGTSGVVTAVHPLLVERAAALGARAPILVPNGVRTEIAAVGTRRRLRRGRVTVGYFGYLAGAWFDWEIVAAAARARPRWVFHLIGYGGSAEGVELPENVVLHGRVAQSELASYAACWDVGIVPFKESRLAAGADPIKTYEYLAMGLPVVVTGVFPPRGAEAHVTRAGSADEFVAAIEKGGRTRRRRADRRDFAKGCTWARRLDALLDAAGGFEREDPERRALFGAPE